In one window of Thermodesulfobacteriota bacterium DNA:
- a CDS encoding response regulator, which translates to MVDHKDEASADLRRSDIRLELSFPVRFQLKDLGTSAMDGEAVDFHAKGICVLTDKVVPRGTVVDLLLFLPSHDKTIRTSARVKWVQRLPGVTKAVRLGMQFPRALDVRLPISCLQENLNQLLHAQERRWHLLRQPQETTGAPGQGTLVPATAACLPAPLGPPRLLVVDDDATLVDNLGGLLADAGFEVTGATTGEQALDLVRRTAFSTALVDLQLPRMSGVEVLRQAKETRPEMEVLVWTEHEQSRSAIDCLNLGACHYFVKPVPYPILKETLERASQRCRRRLATEEAAASFRTLFAHCDQGLVVLSPEGVILAINPCLAGRLSFDPEELTGTPIQALMPEAAPPLCQHLLAADGQPFSLSQSLCRRDGTPIVFQIAGGWVTDADGRPTSAVTLLAER; encoded by the coding sequence ATGGTGGACCACAAGGACGAGGCGTCTGCCGACCTGCGCCGCTCCGACATCCGTCTGGAGCTCTCCTTTCCGGTCCGCTTCCAGCTCAAGGATCTCGGGACCTCGGCCATGGACGGCGAGGCGGTGGACTTCCATGCCAAGGGCATCTGCGTGCTCACCGACAAGGTGGTGCCCCGGGGCACGGTGGTGGATCTATTGCTCTTCCTGCCCAGCCATGACAAGACCATCCGCACCTCGGCCCGGGTGAAATGGGTGCAGCGGCTGCCCGGCGTCACCAAGGCGGTGCGTCTGGGCATGCAGTTCCCCCGGGCCCTGGATGTCCGCCTGCCCATCTCCTGCCTGCAGGAAAACCTCAACCAGCTGCTGCACGCCCAGGAGCGGCGCTGGCATCTGCTGCGCCAACCGCAGGAGACGACAGGCGCCCCTGGTCAGGGGACCCTGGTGCCGGCAACCGCTGCCTGCCTGCCGGCCCCCCTTGGCCCGCCACGGCTGCTGGTGGTGGACGACGATGCCACGCTGGTGGACAACCTGGGCGGCCTCCTGGCGGACGCCGGCTTCGAGGTCACCGGGGCCACCACCGGCGAGCAGGCCCTGGACCTGGTCAGGAGGACCGCCTTTTCGACCGCTCTCGTGGATCTGCAGCTGCCCCGAATGTCCGGGGTGGAGGTGCTGCGGCAGGCCAAGGAGACCCGGCCGGAGATGGAGGTCCTGGTCTGGACCGAGCACGAGCAGAGTCGAAGCGCCATCGATTGCCTCAACCTGGGCGCCTGTCACTACTTCGTCAAGCCGGTGCCCTATCCGATCCTCAAAGAGACCCTGGAGCGGGCCAGTCAGCGCTGCCGCCGCCGGTTGGCCACCGAGGAGGCGGCGGCCAGCTTCCGGACCCTGTTTGCGCACTGTGACCAGGGCCTGGTCGTGCTGTCGCCGGAAGGGGTGATTCTCGCCATCAATCCGTGTCTGGCCGGCCGCCTGAGCTTTGACCCGGAGGAGCTGACAGGCACCCCCATCCAGGCCCTGATGCCCGAGGCGGCCCCACCCCTGTGCCAGCACCTGCTCGCGGCGGACGGCCAGCCGTTCTCCCTCAGCCAGTCCCTGTGCCGCCGCGACGGCACCCCCATCGTCTTCCAGATTGCCGGCGGCTGGGTGACCGATGCCGACGGCCGGCCGACCTCGGCCGTCACCCTGCTGGCGGAGCGCTGA
- a CDS encoding glycogen debranching enzyme: MPPPVAVPGHPLPLGATVTPFGINFSLVARHASAVTLVGQEPAGGPPWQLALDPARHRTGDVWHCLVSDLPAGVRYGYRLDGPRGGGHAYSPAIVTLDPRARALAGTETWGQAAPWGRAPLCLVPDGTFDWQGDRPLRLPWSETIIYELHIRGFTRHPSARVEHPGTYLGLVEKIPYLRRLGITAVELLPVFE; this comes from the coding sequence ATGCCCCCGCCGGTCGCTGTCCCTGGCCACCCCCTGCCCCTGGGCGCCACCGTCACCCCCTTTGGCATCAACTTCTCCCTGGTCGCCCGCCACGCCTCGGCCGTCACCCTGGTCGGCCAGGAGCCGGCCGGCGGCCCGCCCTGGCAGCTGGCCCTGGATCCGGCCCGGCACCGCACCGGCGATGTCTGGCATTGCCTGGTGAGCGACCTGCCGGCAGGCGTCCGCTACGGCTATCGCCTGGACGGTCCCCGGGGGGGCGGCCATGCCTATTCCCCGGCGATCGTCACCCTTGACCCCCGGGCCCGGGCCCTGGCTGGCACCGAGACCTGGGGCCAGGCAGCCCCTTGGGGCCGCGCCCCGTTATGCCTGGTGCCCGACGGCACCTTCGACTGGCAGGGTGATCGTCCCTTGCGCCTTCCCTGGTCGGAGACGATCATCTACGAGCTGCACATCCGGGGCTTCACCCGCCATCCCAGCGCCCGGGTGGAGCATCCCGGCACCTACCTGGGCCTGGTGGAAAAAATCCCGTATCTGCGCCGGCTGGGCATCACTGCCGTGGAGCTTCTGCCGGTCTTCGAGTT